One part of the Terriglobales bacterium genome encodes these proteins:
- a CDS encoding protein kinase, with translation MASPSATPKIGKYNVLDVIGEGGMGIVYKAVDPKIGRLVAIKKMTERFRQDEAVLQRFYREAQAAGTLQHPNIVTIYDLGDDDGNAYIVMEYLNGQSLERLIESGQPLPMAQKLDFIIQICSALHYAHQQGVVHRDIKPANVIVQPNGSVKLLDFGIAHTVDKGLTRTGQIIGTLNYISPEQLNGAPVDGRADIFATGAMMFQLLTGHLPFDAPQTAAIITRILHHAVPSLGTYLSDYPVELDRILQRATAKDCNQRYRTADDFGLELAGVKERLDREAIDECLDEARARIVAADLTGARNLLSQVLKLDIQNPSAIQAMADVQRLLEQNENNQRIQQLRSEAQEAFAGRKFTEAMERISAAINIAKTDPDLLSFREVIQQEMVRKEQAGKLQQLAEAARKAGQLEIAKKVIDDALQADPHNTQAQLFRASIATAIETEAKEREFRELIEHARNSIASRHFTEAQGIILKAEALEPNHRELAAIKEVAQTGAAQEKQRREIELWCHEVEEFLDAADYDSAFRHAELGLKKFPADPVLVRQKAQAESLQLLAKREREVFSCVAEIEGLLKAGNLKDAVEMASGAVRRFPTDPRLQSALEESLREVKEKLGQEAAAELSPFSQPPLGEAPRGSAVGENPTMDFSSQQVVAVPAAFGNSDSAETVIGTSEPPEPKPAAPEVEPEPEVAEVEAVVAPAAVPVAAPAPVPALTAAPALIGKPARAPSRAGMMIAAVVMLVVVVGVATAVKFWPRHKPVPQQAAVPASVNLAIDAIPWATVVEVRPQGGTPIPVNKATPVLVVVPAGDYAIQMKGPDGVEHIGQLRVEAGQPARYVHEFQPVDVEKLLESYR, from the coding sequence ATGGCTAGCCCTTCAGCGACTCCCAAGATTGGGAAATACAACGTTCTCGATGTGATCGGCGAGGGCGGGATGGGCATCGTCTACAAGGCGGTGGATCCCAAGATTGGACGTTTGGTCGCTATTAAGAAGATGACGGAGCGCTTCCGCCAGGACGAAGCCGTGCTACAGCGCTTTTATCGTGAGGCCCAAGCGGCCGGCACCCTGCAACATCCGAACATTGTCACCATTTACGACCTGGGCGATGACGATGGAAATGCCTACATCGTGATGGAGTACCTGAACGGGCAATCGCTGGAGAGGTTGATTGAGTCGGGGCAGCCGTTGCCGATGGCGCAGAAGCTGGACTTCATTATCCAGATATGCAGCGCCTTGCACTATGCGCATCAGCAGGGTGTGGTCCATCGCGACATTAAGCCCGCCAACGTGATCGTGCAGCCGAATGGGAGCGTCAAGCTGCTGGATTTTGGGATCGCTCATACGGTGGACAAGGGCCTGACTCGTACCGGACAGATTATCGGGACGCTGAATTACATTTCGCCGGAGCAGTTAAATGGTGCACCGGTGGACGGAAGAGCCGACATTTTTGCGACGGGCGCGATGATGTTCCAGTTGCTGACGGGGCATCTGCCGTTCGATGCGCCGCAGACGGCAGCCATCATCACACGGATTCTCCATCATGCGGTGCCATCGCTCGGTACTTATTTGAGTGATTATCCGGTTGAACTCGACCGCATCCTTCAGCGGGCCACGGCCAAGGACTGCAACCAGCGCTACCGGACGGCGGACGATTTCGGACTTGAACTGGCCGGGGTGAAAGAACGGCTGGACAGGGAAGCGATCGATGAATGCCTGGACGAGGCGCGGGCGCGGATCGTAGCCGCGGACCTGACCGGCGCGCGCAACCTGTTATCGCAGGTGTTAAAGCTGGATATCCAGAATCCGTCGGCGATCCAGGCGATGGCGGACGTTCAGCGATTGCTGGAGCAGAACGAGAACAACCAGCGGATCCAACAACTGAGGAGCGAGGCGCAGGAGGCATTTGCCGGCAGAAAGTTCACGGAAGCGATGGAACGGATCAGCGCGGCAATCAACATCGCGAAGACCGATCCCGATCTGCTCAGCTTCCGCGAAGTGATTCAGCAGGAGATGGTGCGCAAGGAGCAGGCGGGGAAGCTGCAACAGTTGGCGGAGGCAGCCCGAAAGGCCGGCCAACTGGAGATCGCCAAGAAGGTGATCGACGATGCGCTCCAAGCCGATCCGCACAATACGCAAGCGCAACTTTTTCGAGCTTCCATTGCGACAGCGATTGAAACCGAAGCGAAGGAACGAGAATTTCGTGAGCTGATCGAGCACGCGCGGAACAGCATCGCGTCAAGGCATTTCACCGAAGCCCAGGGAATCATTCTGAAAGCGGAGGCGTTGGAGCCGAATCATCGTGAGCTGGCAGCCATTAAAGAGGTTGCGCAAACCGGGGCGGCACAAGAGAAACAGCGTCGGGAAATCGAACTCTGGTGTCATGAGGTGGAGGAGTTCCTGGATGCTGCCGATTACGATTCGGCTTTCCGGCACGCAGAGCTGGGGCTGAAGAAGTTTCCGGCGGATCCGGTACTGGTAAGACAGAAGGCGCAGGCGGAGAGTCTGCAATTGCTGGCGAAGCGGGAACGAGAGGTTTTCTCCTGCGTGGCGGAGATCGAAGGGCTACTGAAGGCCGGGAATCTGAAAGATGCGGTGGAGATGGCTTCGGGCGCGGTGCGACGGTTCCCGACGGACCCGCGACTGCAGTCGGCGCTGGAGGAGTCGCTCCGGGAAGTAAAGGAAAAGTTAGGGCAGGAGGCTGCCGCCGAGTTATCACCGTTTTCACAACCGCCTTTGGGCGAGGCACCACGAGGCTCGGCCGTGGGTGAGAATCCCACGATGGATTTCAGCTCGCAGCAGGTGGTTGCGGTTCCGGCTGCTTTCGGGAATTCCGACAGCGCTGAAACGGTGATCGGGACTAGCGAACCTCCGGAACCGAAGCCAGCAGCGCCAGAGGTTGAACCGGAGCCGGAGGTAGCGGAAGTAGAAGCGGTCGTCGCGCCTGCTGCTGTTCCTGTTGCTGCCCCTGCACCTGTTCCTGCTCTAACTGCAGCGCCTGCTCTTATCGGGAAACCGGCTCGAGCGCCGAGCAGAGCAGGGATGATGATTGCGGCAGTCGTGATGCTGGTGGTTGTGGTCGGAGTGGCGACGGCGGTGAAGTTCTGGCCTCGGCATAAACCGGTTCCGCAACAGGCGGCGGTTCCGGCATCTGTCAACCTGGCAATCGATGCGATCCCGTGGGCAACGGTGGTTGAGGTCCGGCCACAGGGCGGCACGCCAATCCCAGTGAATAAGGCGACGCCGGTGTTAGTTGTAGTCCCGGCCGGTGACTACGCGATCCAGATGAAGGGGCCGGACGGGGTGGAGCACATCGGCCAACTCCGGGTGGAGGCAGGACAGCCTGCCAGATACGTACACGAGTTCCAACCTGTCGACGTGGAGAAGCTGCTTGAGTCTTATCGCTAG
- the ribA gene encoding GTP cyclohydrolase II: MTPSKVVNKVAEADFPTRWGHFRIFGFEGHFETTGERRKETAVALVMGDIHSTAPLVRVHSQCLTGDVFHSLRCDCRQQLELALAMIAEAGAGILVYEQQEGRGIGLMAKLQAYALQDQGLDTIEANERLGFKNDYREYALPVEVLKALDVTQVRLLSNNPDKVAAVENAGIKVVERVPCEVEPGSKYSEFYLKTKKEKMGHLFTR, encoded by the coding sequence GTGACCCCTTCCAAAGTCGTAAACAAGGTCGCTGAGGCCGACTTCCCCACTCGGTGGGGACATTTCCGCATTTTCGGATTCGAAGGACATTTCGAAACAACCGGCGAGCGTCGCAAGGAAACCGCCGTCGCGCTCGTCATGGGCGACATTCACTCCACCGCCCCACTCGTGCGCGTCCACTCGCAGTGCCTCACCGGAGACGTCTTCCACTCGCTCCGTTGCGACTGCCGCCAGCAGCTCGAGCTCGCGCTCGCCATGATCGCCGAAGCCGGCGCCGGCATCCTCGTTTACGAGCAGCAGGAAGGTCGCGGCATCGGGCTCATGGCCAAACTCCAGGCCTACGCACTCCAGGACCAGGGCCTCGACACCATCGAAGCCAACGAGCGCCTCGGCTTCAAGAACGACTACCGCGAATACGCGCTCCCCGTCGAAGTCCTCAAGGCCCTCGACGTCACCCAGGTCCGTCTTCTTTCCAACAATCCCGACAAAGTTGCCGCCGTCGAAAACGCTGGAATCAAAGTAGTCGAACGTGTCCCCTGCGAAGTCGAACCCGGCTCCAAGTATTCAGAGTTTTATTTGAAGACGAAGAAAGAAAAGATGGGGCACCTCTTCACGCGCTAG
- a CDS encoding carboxypeptidase regulatory-like domain-containing protein produces MRNVGLCLLFLLAVIMVAPPALAQADYATATLKGTVFDPQNKWIEGANITVKNPNTGFSRTTNSDANGSYVVPLLPPGNYELETQAKGFARALARFTVSIGQAAVLDVHMQLGAMIETVEVSANAEFVQVDQTQQANTLGMDVIAELPNVSRDFTDSIFTLPGVSRSEAPRAQNPGFSGFQSSGFSIGGSNGRNNLVTLDGGEGDYGSGQLRTPHVPLESIQEFQVNRSSFAAEFGFTTGTAINLVTKSGTNAWRGTAYAFFRDEHTDASNYFAPRSGDKAFEQNFVPGFSLGGPIIPNKLFFFTAYEFTKQDTPQFRSYSTSSQAQGIQSNAEQLNYVNGLMTSGDAALQGIGGQLMYLLTPKNFPNTSKLLDPNSGVFNDWKKFHNWVTRVDLQPNQSDAFSFRFSFMQDDASRMYVLDPLNSPDDATIQYWRDYTLLGNWNHIFSPKLVNQLRVQVVPSDTADVLVAAPNTTYLRIGSLGNFRGEQYEPYFCRQRRFQFEDSLALTFGKHTMKFGGSYRPVSYFVHDELWFGGQFQFYDGTIPIVAGIYPLGSAEASALVQYNLTHGLPALGTAGTNLSALQSYALGIPVAFRQGYGNPNWSDWGHYFGVYAQDSWKITNNLTMDFGGRIDYDAEPAPLPSHLFFSPRLGIAWNPDGEGKTVVRLGGGMFVAPVNFFISYIVNLLDDSGRYINQVATNLSLNPPDTTIVKLWKMGIASGKLPFRKLNETDLAAVGLPVGPGLPGRIVLQPSDDYTNPYSIQASLSVQRQLAHNTSFDVAYHMYRGLHLQLPRDGNVKETGVVDDFIGPIYAAIDPTLVQREIYSSIGKSIYHGLTTSLSRRTSRLQMQVNYSFSKTIDDNTDFNNDFMPFRPTRMELERAISSFNIKHNFVANAVYFTPFKRGGFLSTALADITISPIVSLRSGIPFTVRVPGMQNGTKGESLYARPWHAPRNSGLGPAFFSMDLRLTKSFYLGKNTEKKLQFLAEGTNILNHTNFSAVNDVFPADRNPFQLGPYNIDLLNGPYNFQGTRELDRSQPLGFKAAFDPRQIQFGLKFIF; encoded by the coding sequence ATGCGCAACGTCGGGCTATGTCTCCTCTTCTTGCTCGCAGTCATTATGGTCGCGCCTCCAGCACTAGCGCAGGCAGACTACGCGACAGCAACTCTAAAAGGAACCGTCTTCGATCCACAGAACAAATGGATTGAAGGGGCAAACATCACTGTTAAAAACCCGAATACAGGATTCTCCCGAACGACAAACTCTGATGCCAACGGAAGCTACGTTGTACCTTTGCTTCCACCCGGCAACTATGAATTAGAGACGCAGGCAAAGGGCTTTGCCAGAGCTTTGGCAAGGTTCACGGTGAGTATCGGTCAAGCAGCAGTTCTTGACGTCCACATGCAACTGGGTGCGATGATCGAAACTGTGGAAGTCTCTGCAAATGCGGAGTTCGTTCAGGTTGATCAGACACAGCAGGCGAATACGTTGGGCATGGACGTTATCGCCGAACTGCCCAATGTGAGCCGAGATTTCACCGACTCGATTTTTACGCTACCGGGAGTATCAAGGAGCGAGGCGCCACGGGCGCAGAACCCAGGCTTCTCCGGCTTCCAGAGCTCCGGATTCTCGATCGGCGGCAGTAATGGCAGAAATAACCTGGTGACACTCGATGGCGGAGAAGGCGACTACGGCTCGGGCCAGCTTAGAACGCCGCATGTACCGTTGGAGTCGATCCAGGAATTCCAGGTAAACCGAAGCTCATTTGCAGCAGAGTTTGGTTTCACAACCGGAACTGCAATCAACCTGGTAACGAAGAGCGGCACGAACGCGTGGCGCGGAACAGCGTATGCCTTCTTCCGGGACGAGCACACCGATGCCTCGAACTACTTCGCGCCGAGAAGCGGGGATAAGGCGTTCGAACAAAACTTTGTGCCGGGCTTTAGTCTGGGCGGCCCAATCATCCCGAACAAGCTGTTCTTCTTTACTGCCTATGAATTCACGAAGCAGGACACCCCGCAATTCCGAAGCTACTCGACGAGCTCACAGGCGCAGGGCATCCAGTCGAATGCGGAGCAATTGAACTATGTCAATGGACTCATGACTTCCGGCGATGCGGCGCTCCAGGGGATCGGGGGACAATTGATGTACCTGCTAACCCCGAAGAATTTCCCGAACACATCAAAATTGCTGGATCCGAATTCAGGCGTCTTCAACGACTGGAAGAAGTTCCACAACTGGGTGACCCGCGTTGACCTGCAACCGAATCAAAGTGACGCATTCTCCTTCCGGTTTTCTTTCATGCAAGATGACGCCAGCAGAATGTACGTGCTGGACCCGCTGAATTCTCCTGACGACGCAACCATCCAGTATTGGCGCGATTACACCCTGCTCGGTAACTGGAACCACATTTTCAGCCCGAAGCTGGTTAATCAGTTGCGAGTGCAAGTGGTTCCGAGCGACACAGCAGATGTGCTGGTTGCAGCACCCAACACGACATACCTGCGGATTGGGAGCCTCGGTAACTTCCGAGGAGAGCAGTACGAGCCCTACTTCTGTCGTCAGCGTCGTTTTCAATTCGAAGACAGCCTGGCATTGACCTTCGGAAAGCACACGATGAAGTTCGGCGGCTCGTATCGACCCGTCAGCTATTTTGTTCATGATGAGCTTTGGTTTGGAGGGCAGTTCCAGTTTTACGATGGAACGATCCCCATCGTGGCCGGCATTTATCCGCTGGGCAGCGCGGAAGCTAGCGCTCTCGTGCAGTACAACCTGACGCACGGGCTTCCTGCACTGGGAACCGCCGGAACGAACCTCAGCGCACTTCAATCCTATGCTCTAGGGATTCCAGTTGCATTCCGGCAGGGTTATGGGAATCCGAATTGGTCGGACTGGGGGCACTACTTTGGCGTGTATGCGCAGGATTCGTGGAAGATTACGAATAACCTGACGATGGATTTTGGCGGGCGCATTGATTACGACGCTGAACCTGCACCGCTGCCGAGCCACCTCTTCTTTTCTCCGCGGCTGGGGATCGCATGGAACCCGGACGGAGAAGGAAAGACGGTGGTGCGTTTGGGCGGCGGCATGTTTGTTGCGCCTGTGAACTTCTTCATCAGCTACATCGTGAACCTTCTCGATGATTCCGGCCGATATATCAACCAAGTAGCGACGAACCTGAGTCTGAATCCTCCGGATACGACGATCGTCAAACTCTGGAAGATGGGCATTGCCAGCGGGAAGCTCCCGTTTCGCAAGCTGAACGAAACGGACCTTGCTGCGGTGGGTTTACCGGTGGGTCCGGGACTCCCAGGCCGGATCGTTCTACAGCCCTCCGACGACTATACGAATCCATACTCGATACAGGCGAGTTTAAGCGTCCAGCGCCAGCTCGCTCACAACACCAGCTTCGACGTTGCATATCACATGTACCGGGGATTACATCTCCAGTTGCCTCGTGACGGTAACGTGAAGGAGACCGGGGTGGTTGATGACTTCATCGGTCCCATCTATGCGGCGATCGATCCGACGTTGGTGCAGCGTGAGATCTATTCATCGATCGGCAAATCTATCTACCACGGCCTGACTACCTCGTTGTCTCGGCGTACGTCGCGCTTGCAGATGCAAGTGAACTACAGCTTCAGCAAGACCATCGACGACAACACGGACTTCAACAATGACTTCATGCCGTTCCGCCCAACGCGAATGGAACTGGAGCGCGCGATCTCTTCGTTCAACATCAAACACAACTTCGTTGCAAACGCGGTGTACTTCACTCCCTTCAAGCGTGGAGGTTTCCTGTCGACCGCTTTGGCCGACATTACAATCTCGCCCATTGTCTCGCTACGGAGTGGCATACCATTCACGGTTCGCGTACCCGGAATGCAGAACGGGACCAAGGGTGAGTCACTGTATGCGCGCCCGTGGCATGCTCCTCGCAATTCGGGTCTTGGACCGGCCTTCTTCTCGATGGATCTCCGATTGACGAAGTCGTTTTATCTCGGGAAGAACACTGAAAAGAAGTTGCAGTTCCTGGCCGAAGGAACAAACATCCTCAACCACACGAATTTCAGTGCAGTGAATGATGTCTTTCCGGCGGACCGAAATCCATTCCAACTCGGTCCATATAACATCGACTTGCTGAACGGCCCTTACAATTTCCAGGGGACACGTGAACTCGATCGCTCGCAGCCGTTGGGGTTCAAGGCTGCGTTCGATCCGCGACAGATCCAGTTCGGGCTGAAATTCATCTTCTGA
- a CDS encoding long-chain-fatty-acid--CoA ligase, which translates to MNLPLTPIRFLRYARDQFPNRTAVVCDQQRFTYDQFSERALRLCGALASIGARPNEPVAFLSTNCHRLLEAYYGVLEAGCILLPLNVRLTPADLAYILNDSGARLLFLESRFAPLVPALKKMVPTLEQMILLDGRHDVSGISPDNYEDLLSRSAPVECDFTKTDENATAELFYTSGTSDRPKGVMLTHRNIYLHALSVIVALQTSPTTIGHLSCEDIQLHTIPLFHANGWGAAHVVTLVGATHVMMHLFDPEHVFRLIQQERAQSCCLVPAMAVALVNSEARTKYDLSSLKRIIFGGAAVSPALVREVQQKLNCVCFSGYGLTETSPVLALSPLKAGLDRTADGVLEAKTGYAIPGVELRVVGADDEDIPANSQSVGEVIARGDGIMAGYWRQPDATRRALMDGWFHTGDLATIDDNNYIHIVDRQKDIIISGGENISSLEIESILGSHPAVLEAAVIPVPDPHWGEVPRAVVTLRPGSYCTEDELLGFCRSHLAHYKCPRLIDFVDSLPKNGLGKVLKYELRKKYWQMPAAV; encoded by the coding sequence ATGAACCTGCCGCTCACACCTATCCGATTCCTTCGTTATGCACGCGACCAGTTCCCGAATCGCACCGCAGTGGTTTGCGATCAGCAGCGGTTTACATACGATCAATTTTCAGAGAGGGCTTTGCGGCTTTGTGGGGCGCTCGCGTCAATTGGCGCTCGACCCAACGAGCCTGTCGCATTCTTGAGCACAAATTGTCATCGTCTGCTGGAGGCATATTACGGCGTGTTGGAAGCTGGCTGTATCCTGCTTCCGCTCAATGTCCGTCTTACACCTGCCGATCTGGCCTACATCCTGAACGACTCAGGAGCCAGGCTCTTGTTTCTCGAATCGAGATTCGCTCCCCTCGTGCCTGCTTTGAAGAAAATGGTGCCCACGCTCGAGCAGATGATATTGCTCGATGGCCGCCACGATGTCTCTGGTATCTCGCCCGATAACTACGAGGACCTGCTTTCGCGATCCGCTCCTGTTGAATGTGACTTTACGAAAACAGACGAAAACGCCACTGCCGAACTCTTTTACACCAGTGGCACTAGCGACCGGCCCAAGGGTGTGATGTTGACCCACCGCAACATCTACCTGCACGCCCTGAGTGTCATCGTCGCGCTTCAGACATCCCCTACCACCATCGGACATCTTTCGTGCGAGGACATCCAGTTACACACCATCCCGCTCTTTCACGCGAATGGCTGGGGGGCCGCCCACGTCGTGACTCTCGTTGGTGCCACGCACGTGATGATGCATCTCTTCGATCCCGAGCATGTATTTCGACTCATACAGCAGGAGCGCGCCCAGAGTTGCTGCCTCGTCCCGGCCATGGCTGTCGCCCTTGTCAATTCGGAGGCACGGACCAAGTACGACCTTTCCAGCCTGAAACGAATCATCTTTGGTGGCGCCGCCGTTTCGCCCGCTCTCGTTCGTGAAGTTCAGCAAAAGCTGAACTGCGTGTGTTTCTCTGGTTATGGCTTGACCGAAACCTCCCCGGTCCTCGCTCTATCTCCTCTCAAGGCAGGCCTCGACCGTACCGCCGATGGTGTACTCGAAGCGAAAACCGGATATGCAATACCGGGGGTGGAACTCCGCGTTGTCGGTGCAGACGACGAGGATATCCCCGCCAATTCACAATCCGTAGGTGAGGTCATCGCTCGCGGAGACGGCATTATGGCGGGATACTGGCGGCAGCCCGACGCCACTCGGCGTGCACTCATGGATGGATGGTTCCACACAGGCGATCTTGCGACGATCGATGACAACAACTACATCCACATTGTGGATCGTCAAAAGGACATCATCATCAGCGGCGGCGAAAACATCTCCTCTCTTGAAATCGAAAGCATCCTGGGCTCCCACCCGGCGGTTCTGGAAGCGGCCGTAATTCCTGTACCGGACCCCCACTGGGGAGAAGTTCCACGCGCCGTTGTAACGCTCAGGCCCGGTTCGTATTGCACGGAAGACGAGTTGCTTGGTTTCTGCCGCTCACACCTCGCCCACTATAAGTGCCCCCGGCTGATAGATTTCGTGGATTCGCTGCCCAAGAACGGGCTCGGGAAGGTCCTGAAATACGAGCTACGAAAGAAGTATTGGCAAATGCCTGCGGCCGTGTGA
- a CDS encoding GMC family oxidoreductase: MNKFPAGVVITEMATPQEFDFDFIVIGSGFGGSVSALRLTEKGFRVAVMEMGRRWTPDNLPSSNWVLHRWLWRPKLALRGFFNMRFFRHITILHGCAVGGGSITYAATLLRPPDAVWDSGSWAGLVDWKSEMPGHYGTASRMLGVIENRILGPADMLLRKAADSTGVGNTFYRTHVAIFQSATGEATGESVPDPFFGGEGPDRTPCRACGGCMMGCRHGAKNTLDLNYLYLAEKYGAQIFPETKVVDVRPSGDSTDGSTGYEIDVVKSTSILPHKQRFTCRGVVFSASSLGTMELLFRLKEKNSLPRISSRLGDHVRTNSESLIGVRIPGSGDDLSKGVAIGSGIYIDQHTHIEAVRYPDGSNAMSLLSTILTRGSPGPIRIAKWVIGICTSLLKRPLHTLRVLMPWRWARESVILLCMQALDAHISMRWSRPWFWPFRKVMVSTGDPIPTYIPQANDFAEKFAAIAGGTAMSMLPEILFNVPGTAHCLGGCVIAATPTDGVVDARHRVYGYTNMYICDGSVVAANLGVNPSLTITALAERAMSFIPVKSKHAWNDAAHFHTGAEHGNLAGS; this comes from the coding sequence TTGAACAAGTTCCCGGCAGGCGTTGTCATTACTGAGATGGCGACGCCGCAAGAATTCGATTTCGACTTCATCGTGATCGGCTCCGGATTTGGCGGAAGCGTTAGCGCGCTAAGGCTCACCGAAAAGGGATTCCGCGTCGCCGTGATGGAAATGGGGCGTCGCTGGACACCCGACAATCTGCCCTCATCCAATTGGGTCCTTCACCGCTGGTTGTGGCGCCCTAAACTCGCGCTCCGCGGCTTCTTCAACATGCGGTTTTTCCGGCACATCACAATCCTCCATGGTTGCGCTGTCGGAGGAGGCTCCATCACCTACGCGGCTACGCTTCTCAGGCCACCCGACGCGGTGTGGGACTCGGGATCGTGGGCGGGCCTCGTTGATTGGAAATCGGAAATGCCCGGCCATTACGGCACTGCTAGCCGCATGCTGGGCGTTATAGAAAACAGGATCCTCGGTCCCGCAGATATGCTTCTTCGGAAGGCTGCCGACTCAACCGGCGTTGGCAACACGTTTTACCGGACGCACGTTGCCATCTTCCAATCTGCTACTGGAGAGGCTACGGGCGAGAGTGTCCCCGATCCCTTCTTTGGAGGCGAAGGCCCAGACCGAACGCCTTGTCGCGCCTGTGGCGGTTGCATGATGGGCTGCCGTCACGGAGCGAAAAACACGCTCGATCTGAATTACCTGTATCTGGCGGAGAAATACGGGGCGCAGATATTCCCGGAAACCAAGGTGGTCGATGTTCGCCCGTCAGGCGACTCGACCGACGGAAGTACCGGATACGAGATCGACGTGGTGAAATCCACATCGATACTGCCTCACAAGCAGCGTTTTACCTGTCGAGGCGTGGTCTTTAGTGCTTCTTCGCTGGGAACCATGGAACTGCTTTTCAGGCTCAAAGAGAAGAATTCCTTGCCTCGGATCAGCAGTCGGCTCGGAGATCACGTGCGCACCAACTCGGAATCGTTGATCGGCGTGCGCATCCCTGGATCGGGTGACGACCTTTCCAAAGGAGTAGCTATTGGTTCCGGCATCTACATCGACCAGCATACCCATATCGAGGCTGTTCGATATCCCGACGGGTCGAATGCGATGAGTTTGCTTTCGACCATCCTCACGCGCGGATCTCCTGGCCCAATCCGGATTGCCAAGTGGGTAATCGGTATATGTACATCGCTGCTGAAACGGCCACTTCATACATTGCGTGTGCTGATGCCGTGGAGATGGGCTCGAGAATCAGTGATCCTGCTATGCATGCAAGCCCTCGACGCACACATCAGTATGCGCTGGAGCCGTCCGTGGTTTTGGCCCTTCCGTAAGGTCATGGTAAGCACGGGTGACCCCATCCCCACCTACATTCCGCAAGCAAACGACTTCGCCGAGAAATTCGCAGCCATCGCTGGCGGAACGGCCATGAGCATGCTTCCTGAAATCCTTTTCAACGTTCCGGGCACTGCGCACTGCCTCGGAGGTTGCGTCATCGCGGCCACACCCACTGACGGCGTTGTTGACGCCAGGCATCGTGTCTACGGATACACCAACATGTATATCTGCGACGGCTCCGTTGTCGCGGCGAACCTTGGCGTCAATCCGAGCCTTACCATCACCGCGCTCGCTGAGCGTGCCATGTCTTTTATTCCAGTGAAGAGCAAACACGCGTGGAACGATGCTGCTCACTTTCACACAGGAGCCGAACATGGAAACCTTGCCGGCAGTTGA
- a CDS encoding hydroxymethylglutaryl-CoA reductase has translation MAPAISEKEVLGLLHSRRSVPRDRVNDYTTDCADKRRKFLEDVAQVELNHVASYSFSPSVVRGNIENFIGVAQVPIGVAGPLTIHGEYAQGEFYVPLATTEGALVASYNRGMRLLSACGGIKTTVVDDAMQRAPVFSFSDAVEAREFGVWIDEHLEEIRKKAEETTRIGRLKSINQFAVGPLRFLRFNYSTGDAAGQNMSSKATYAACEWIQRNYPRKCEYFLTGNIDTDKKHSHINVLSGRGKRVVAEAILQRDLLHKYLHIDIADLARMREVQMTGAFLAGASSNCAHAANGLAALFIATGQDAANIAESHAAITYTRSLPDGNFYWSITLPSLIVATYGGGTGLATQRQCLELLGCYGAGKVQKFAEICAAVVLAGETSLVGAIVHGDWVTAHENLGRNRR, from the coding sequence ATGGCGCCAGCTATTTCCGAGAAAGAAGTCCTTGGCCTGCTGCATTCGCGTCGATCAGTTCCGCGCGATCGGGTGAACGACTACACAACCGATTGTGCCGATAAGCGACGAAAGTTTCTGGAGGATGTCGCACAAGTCGAGCTGAACCATGTTGCTTCGTACTCATTCTCCCCATCGGTGGTTCGAGGGAACATCGAGAATTTCATCGGGGTTGCGCAGGTTCCGATTGGTGTTGCAGGCCCGCTGACCATTCATGGTGAATACGCCCAGGGTGAATTCTACGTTCCACTCGCGACGACAGAAGGGGCACTGGTCGCCAGTTATAACCGCGGAATGCGTCTGCTAAGTGCGTGCGGAGGAATCAAGACGACGGTGGTGGACGATGCCATGCAGAGAGCCCCCGTGTTTAGTTTCTCCGATGCAGTTGAAGCCCGAGAATTCGGAGTCTGGATAGATGAGCATCTGGAGGAGATTCGGAAGAAGGCAGAAGAAACCACGCGCATAGGCAGGCTCAAGAGCATCAACCAATTTGCCGTAGGGCCACTGAGGTTTCTGCGCTTCAATTACTCGACCGGTGATGCCGCTGGACAAAATATGAGCAGCAAAGCTACCTATGCGGCCTGCGAGTGGATACAGCGCAACTATCCGCGAAAATGTGAATATTTCCTCACCGGGAATATCGATACTGACAAGAAACACTCGCACATAAACGTTTTGTCCGGGCGCGGGAAGAGGGTGGTCGCGGAAGCTATCCTGCAGCGGGACCTATTGCACAAGTACCTGCACATTGATATTGCCGATTTGGCCCGCATGCGGGAAGTGCAGATGACCGGTGCGTTTCTTGCTGGAGCATCGAGTAATTGCGCACACGCAGCGAACGGCCTCGCTGCCCTTTTCATCGCTACCGGCCAAGATGCGGCAAACATCGCGGAATCGCATGCAGCGATCACTTATACACGTTCGCTTCCGGACGGGAACTTCTATTGGTCGATCACTCTGCCTTCGCTGATTGTCGCGACATATGGCGGGGGAACAGGCCTGGCGACGCAGCGACAATGCCTGGAGCTTCTGGGTTGCTATGGAGCAGGGAAGGTACAGAAATTTGCGGAGATCTGTGCCGCAGTAGTGCTAGCCGGTGAAACTTCTCTCGTCGGCGCCATCGTACACGGCGACTGGGTTACAGCCCACGAGAACCTGGGTCGCAATCGCCGGTAA